The following proteins are encoded in a genomic region of Ictalurus furcatus strain D&B chromosome 6, Billie_1.0, whole genome shotgun sequence:
- the slitrk5b gene encoding SLIT and NTRK-like protein 5, with protein MLINMKVCVTAISFITISICFTETFDIYEEVCERLCVCEEKDGVSTTSCERRGIVSLSEVGFLRFNTHHLFLSGNLLKKLSFDDFSRYEGLRILHLGSNDIAEIEAGAFNGLNGLKRLHLNNNKIEVLRDDTFIGLERLEYLQVDYNYISRIEPNTLGGLHCLDVLILNDNLLYSLPKNVFQSVSLTHLDLRGNQLKVLPYNGLLEHLSKIVEIQLEENPWNCTCELIGLKDWLESISYKALAGDIVCETPFRLHGRDLDVISKQELCPRRAVAEYEMGAEAFHKPEAIASSNIVRSTQPTKSSRQSGKLRTKPTARASSSKPQNYGPVVAYQTKSPVSLECPTACTCNLQISDLGLNVNCQERKIERISDLNPKPYNPKKMYLTGNYITSLQSSDFLDTTGLDLIHLGNNRISIIHSKAFVELQNLRRLYLNGNLIERLTNYMFSGLENLQFLYLEYNVIREIETGTFENVPNLQLLFLNNNLLKTLPTGVFRGSNLARLNLRNNHLRNMPVDGVLEDLTSLVQIDLFENPWDCSCSIVEMKKWLEELSSGTVVNDVICESPPKFSGEDLHRVHSSDLCPVDLNVQTSLLPPSEESFPGSTVTLETTLDYNSLDPMMPLSVLILTVLLIFIVTVFITAGLCTMFKIKRQKKHKSRNTDTRSFDIIYVDRPGAKVRTSAGHVYEYVPPLPASKCTMDGVLEERYTDFDEQNALSYTSDEELRSIVNGSEFSASNRPSPLQEDNLFYREILARSHQGSCRSSLLCKHSTAQFSPDYNVPQQYLHPDRIQQTMMYVKPNRGEYWELNAQLNFEPDYLEVHEKRTTFTQF; from the coding sequence ATGTTGATAAACATGAAAGTCTGCGTAACAGCGATATCATTTATCACCATCTCTATCTGTTTTACCGAGACGTTCGATATTTATGAGGAAGTTTGCGAAAGGTTGTGTGTTTGCGAAGAAAAAGATGGAGTTTCGACAACCAGCTGTGAAAGACGAGGAATTGTAAGTCTCTCTGAAGTCGGATTTCTGCGTTTCAACACACACCATCTGTTTCTCTCAGGAAATCTGCTGAAAAAACTTTCCTTTGATGATTTTTCACGTTATGAGGGACTCCGAATTTTGCACCTGGGTAGTAATGACATAGCCGAAATTGAGGCCGGGGCTTTTAACGGACTTAATGGACTAAAGCGCTTGcacttaaacaacaacaaaattgaGGTACTCAGGGACGATACTTTTATTGGCCTGGAACGACTGGAGTACCTCCAAGTCGACTATAATTACATCAGCCGCATTGAGCCGAACACACTCGGTGGGTTACATTGTTTAGATGTGCTGATTTTGAATGACAACTTGCTGTATTCCTTGcccaaaaatgtttttcagtcTGTTTCTTTGACCCACCTTGATCTTAGAGGGAACCAGCTTAAGGTTCTCCCTTATAATGGACTTCTTGAACATTTATCCAAAATTGTAGAAATACAACTTGAAGAGAATCCTTGGAACTGTACTTGTGAGCTTATTGGCCTCAAAGACTGGCTAGAAAGCATATCGTACAAGGCGTTAGCAGGAGACATAGTGTGTGAAACGCCATTCCGGCTTCATGGAAGGGACCTTGACGTGATCTCCAAGCAGGAACTCTGCCCAAGAAGAGCCGTAGCTGAATACGAAATGGGTGCTGAAGCATTTCACAAACCTGAGGCAATCGCATCCTCAAATATAGTACGCTCTACACAACCCACAAAGAGCAGCCGTCAATCAGGGAAGCTACGTACCAAACCAACAGCGAGGGCTTCGTCCAGCAAACCGCAAAATTATGGCCCAGTGGTGGCATACCAAACCAAATCCCCAGTCTCTCTTGAGTGTCCGACCGCATGCACCTGCAACCTCCAGATTTCAGATCTCGGCTTGAACGTGAACTGCCAAGAGAGGAAAATTGAGCGCATCTCGGATCTGAATCCCAAACCATATAATCCCAAAAAGATGTACCTCACAGGAAACTATATCACCTCGTTGCAAAGTTCAGACTTTCTGGACACTACCGGATTGGATCTGATCCACTTGGGCAATAATCGGATATCCATCATTCATAGCAAAGCATTTGTGGAGTTACAAAATTTACGAAGACTGTATTTGAATGGAAACTTAATTGAGCGTCTCACTAATTATATGTTCTCAGGCTTAGAAAACCTCCAGTTTCTCTACTTAGAATACAACGTGATCAGAGAAATAGAAACTGGTACCTTTGAGAACGTacccaatcttcaactgctATTCCTCAACAATAACCTTCTCAAAACATTGCCAACGGGAGTTTTCAGAGGTTCAAACCTGGCACGGTTGAATTTACGCAACAATCACCTACGAAACATGCCGGTCGATGGTGTTTTGGAAGATTTGACATCATTGGTGCAGATTGATctgtttgagaacccctgggACTGCTCTTGCTCAATTgtggaaatgaaaaaatggcTGGAAGAGCTCAGTTCTGGAACCGTGGTGAACGATGTGATTTGTGAATCTCCACCAAAATTCTCTGGAGAGGATTTACACCGTGTTCATTCATCTGATCTTTGTCCAGTTGATTTAAATGTTCAAACTTCCCTGCTTCCGCCATCAGAAGAATCCTTCCCAGGCAGTACTGTCACTTTAGAGACAACACTGGATTATAATTCGCTAGATCCCATGATGCCTCTCTCCGTGCTCATTCTCACGGTGCTCCTTATTTTCATTGTGACTGTATTCATTACCGCTGGCCTGTGCACGATGTTCAAGATAAAACGGCAGAAAAAGCAcaagagcagaaatacagacaCCCGTTCCTTTGATATTATTTACGTTGACAGACCAGGAGCGAAGGTCAGGACTTCAGCAGGTCACGTTTATGAATACGTCCCTCCTCTTCCAGCATCTAAGTGCACCATGGATGGTGTTCTGGAAGAAAGGTACACTGATTTTGATGAACAAAATGCTTTGTCATATACCTCGGATGAGGAATTGAGAAGCATCGTAAATGGTTCGGAGTTTAGTGCAAGCAACAGACCTTCTCCTTTACAAGAAGATAACCTTTTTTATCGAGAAATCCTGGCAAGAAGCCACCAAGGCTCCTGTAGATCCAGTTTACTGTGCAAACACAGTACGGCACAGTTTTCACCTGATTACAACGTCCCACAGCAGTATTTGCATCCAGATAGAATACAGCAGACGATGATGTACGTAAAGCCCAACAGGGGTGAATATTGGGAGTTAAATGCACAGCTTAATTTTGAGCCGGACTATCTGGAAGTTCACGAGAAAAGGACAACATTCACTCAGTTTTGA